The genomic DNA CCTCTGTTAGTCGCCCGACAAACAGAGCGAATTCCCCCACTCCTCCTCCCCTATACCCGGGATCCGCGGACACAAAGTGAGGCTTTACCACCATTTTCGTCGGCGGCAACCCCCAATCCACAAACTTTTCCAAGAAAAACTCAGTAAACACTATATACCTATCGACTTTCCGTTGCCACGTTCTCAACGCCTTATGCGCAAAAATCAAAAGTGCGACTCCGCAAGTCAATTGCGTCGACCCTCGATAACACTTGTGGAGAATGGCAGGCCACGGTGTAAACGTTCGCGCGCATTTGTCGCACACCCTGCCATCCCTATAGATCGTGCCCTTTGCACAAAATATTCGCTGATTATGCAAGGACACCACAACCGGCACACCCATGCGCTTACAAGCGTAAAGAACCGATGGTGAAAGAGCTGCAAATGTATTATGAAAATGGGCTATATGGGGTCGATGTCTTCTTATCAATTCCCTGATTTTATCATAAGCATCACGGGACCAAACAGCACCCAACGCTGCCCCCCACGCTGGCCTGCTGAGCAGGTCACTGTTCTCGCCCACAAGTTCCAGCACCTCATGCCCGTACCGTCGCAGCAAATTCGCTTCAGATTCAAATACGGTATCTTCCCCCCCAGGGGTTAAATAGCGATTATGCACGAGCAAAACACGCATACGCTTTACTCCTCCAGCGCAAGAGGCTTGCGTACCCTACAATCAGCAACCAAACAACAGGAGGGTGCCAAATAAATACGCCTGCAGTAAATAAGCTGAGCCCCATATTCACAGCCAACACACCTAATCCTTCTAACGCATAATTTGCGACGCCCCCCACGTTCTTCCCCTTGTTGTACTTTAACTCCGACGCTAGCGTCGACCACACGGCTAACACACTCGCGACAAGGGGCACAAGCCCCGCACCTCCAACTCCCAGCAAGACTTCAATAAAAACATTATCCGCTCCAGAG from Gammaproteobacteria bacterium includes the following:
- a CDS encoding glycosyltransferase family 1 protein, translated to MRVLLVHNRYLTPGGEDTVFESEANLLRRYGHEVLELVGENSDLLSRPAWGAALGAVWSRDAYDKIRELIRRHRPHIAHFHNTFAALSPSVLYACKRMGVPVVVSLHNQRIFCAKGTIYRDGRVCDKCARTFTPWPAILHKCYRGSTQLTCGVALLIFAHKALRTWQRKVDRYIVFTEFFLEKFVDWGLPPTKMVVKPHFVSADPGYRGGGVGEFALFVGRLTEEKGVKTLMEAWRRIEGVPLRVRGDGELMNDVIALTQEDCSVTWVPRLAKEELISLLKAARFLVWPSEGWYENFGMVAVEAFACGVPVIASDTGAMREIVADGRTGIFFEPGNPQDLAEKVTWAWENPGRMAEMGREARREYERKYSPERNYELLMEIYRQAAGR